The Lycium ferocissimum isolate CSIRO_LF1 chromosome 10, AGI_CSIRO_Lferr_CH_V1, whole genome shotgun sequence genome window below encodes:
- the LOC132034446 gene encoding uncharacterized protein LOC132034446, translating into MEIKYGRPVCRSEVVLSTLLKKDGNYVNEEGKIIADKISEHLSQDQERAATLGVPLKIFSHPNDAIGKVYGAEHSGRVRGLGGNVCPSAAFGMPRCSISHTNFGGSTNISHQRVEDLEKHVETLEEKLTGYEETKEKLEETKEQLVETKERLAQNENHLATLHTFLQAKFGSELPSFNLHSS; encoded by the exons ATG GAGATAAAATATGGAAGGCCTGTGTGCCGAAGTGAGGTTGTTTTGTCAACTTTACTAAAAAAGGATGGCAATTATGTGAATGAAGAAGGGAAGATTATAGCT GATAAAATATCGGAGCATCTATCTCAAGATCAAGAACGTGCTGCCACTTTAGGTGTTCCTTTGAAGATATTTTCTCATCCTAATGACGCCATTGGAAAAGTATATGGAGCTGAACATTCTGGTCGTGTGCGTGGTTTAGGTGGCAATGTTTGCCCCTCGGCTGCTTTTGGAATGCCTAGATGTTCAATTAGTCATACGAATTTTGGTGGTTCTACTAATATATCTCATCAACGTGTTGAAGACCTAGAGAAACATGTAGAAACCTTGGAAGAGAAGCTGACTGGATATGAGGAGACAAAGGAAAAGCTTGAGGAGACCAAGGAACAACTTGTTGAGACCAAGGAACGGCTTGCGCAAAATGAGAATCACTTGGCAACTCTTCATACGTTTTTACAAGCTAAATTTGGTAGTGAGTTGCCTAGTTTCAACTTACATTCTTCTTAG